The genomic window GGCTGCGGACCATTTCAGCGACCATTTCAGCGCCAAGTGTGCCAATCGCCTCGTCCACCGATGTAAAGTACTTGTAGAATGTCGCTTTGGAGACCTGGGCATGGGCGATCACTGCCTCAACCGATGGACGGCCGCCGATCGACGTTTCGTTGCAGATCGCTAAAACCGAGCTCAGGAGCCGCTGGCGCATACGCTGCCGTCGCTTGCGCGCGACCCGCACACGATGATCGGTCTCGTCCGAAGTGACATCTTGCTCGACTGTCATGCTCTACTACTTTCAAATCGATCTCACGCTGGCCCTGAATTGGCACGCTTGGCATGCGCGACCATATTCAACCGCTCGAGTGGGAAAAGTATCACTTTCAAGATCAGTGAACTCGCCTGACTCTGAGTTGCTTACCGCCATCTGTCAAAGCGCGCAACTTGCGACGCGCCACAGACGGAAGCTCAACATAGCTTTCCTACCCTCTCGCCGCCGCCGTTTCATAAATGCGTCCCTTGCTCAAACAGCGGGACACCTGATTTTAATAATAAACAAAAAGTATGATTTATCTGACTTTGCCTCGCCTCTTGCATTCATCCCGGCCCGCCGATCCCCGAGGCTGAAAAACAGGTATTTGCGGTCCGGATTGCAGTGTCCTCGTTACGGCTGGCGCCTCTGAATACAAAGTATACAAATAGTACATTTTGTACTTGACGCCTAATTAGGGCGTTGGTATGCCAGTGCAGGGAAAAATCTGGCGGGAGGATGGATTTATGGACAAGCCACTGAAACGAGACGTGCTCTCTACCGAGGAGAGCCTTGTAGAGTGGGCGCATGATTTTGCGCCGGAACTGCATGCAGCCCAAAAAGAAATCAATGCGGCGGCGCGTACGCCAGAGCGTATTGCCGCAGTGATGGAAGATGCTGGCATCTGGAAGATGCTGGTGCCGCAGGCCTATGGTGGAATGGGCGCACGCCTTTCAACTTGGATGCGCGTGGTAACGGAACTAGGGCGCGGCGATGCGGGTGTAGCCTGGGGCGTCACCCTTAATAGCTCCTGTGCCTGGATGCTGAGTGCGAACTATCCCAGACAGGTGATCGAAGAAGTTTTTGCGGACCCAAAAGCCCGACTTGCAGGGGTTTTTTCCGACCGTGCCGTCAAGGCTCATCGTGTTGAAGGCGGGCTTCACATCGACAAGGGGCGCTGGTTCTTCAACTCGGGCGTTTATCAGGCGGACTGGAACCTGCTCGGCGTGCCCATACTAGACGACGCTGGCAACTGGATTGCGCCTGGTGTCGCGCTCGTACCGATGAAAGACGTGCAGCTTCTCAACGATTGGGACCCATCAGGACTACGCGGTAGCGGCAGCACCAATGTCGCTATGGAAGATGTATTTATCCCGCAGGAACGCATCATAAATATGGGTGCATGTGTTCAGGGGCTTCAGCCGGTCACGACCGACGAGCATACTGTCTACAAAGTGGCGTTTGGTCCCGTCATGGTCTTGATCCTGGCATTCCCGGTGCTTGGCGCCGGTATGCATATGCTTGAAAGCTTCCTTGAGACTGTCGCCAAGCGCGATATCAAGCTGACGAGCTATACCAAACAACATGAAGCGCCGGTCACTCATCTGCAAATCGGTGAGGTATCCGCAAAGATCAACGCTGCAAGGTTGATACTTGAAGACGCCTGCCACAAGCTTGA from Martelella sp. NC20 includes these protein-coding regions:
- a CDS encoding acyl-CoA dehydrogenase family protein codes for the protein MDKPLKRDVLSTEESLVEWAHDFAPELHAAQKEINAAARTPERIAAVMEDAGIWKMLVPQAYGGMGARLSTWMRVVTELGRGDAGVAWGVTLNSSCAWMLSANYPRQVIEEVFADPKARLAGVFSDRAVKAHRVEGGLHIDKGRWFFNSGVYQADWNLLGVPILDDAGNWIAPGVALVPMKDVQLLNDWDPSGLRGSGSTNVAMEDVFIPQERIINMGACVQGLQPVTTDEHTVYKVAFGPVMVLILAFPVLGAGMHMLESFLETVAKRDIKLTSYTKQHEAPVTHLQIGEVSAKINAARLILEDACHKLENYAERNEPMPKIERAAITRDSAYANSLVWEAVDLMASAAGGSWAWNGNEMNRVWQDVKVGTMHPFINLASNYEAYGNSAVGIEPGIMPFI